In the genome of Coregonus clupeaformis isolate EN_2021a chromosome 11, ASM2061545v1, whole genome shotgun sequence, one region contains:
- the LOC121555285 gene encoding protein fem-1 homolog B-like translates to MESLAGYVYKAAADGRVLTLAALLLNHSEAETRYLLGYVTHLAGQRSTPLIIAARNGHDKVVRLLLVHYRVDTEQTGTVRFDGYVIDGATALWCAAGAGHFEVVRQLVCHQANVNHTTVTNSTPLRAACFDGRLDIVKYLVDHQANIGIANKYDNTCLMIAAYKGHMDVVAFLLEHGAEPNSKAHCGATALHFAAEAGHLDIVKELVRCQAAMLVNGHGMTPIKVAAENCKVDVVELLLSHADCDPHIRIEALELLGASFANDRENYDIFKTYHYLYLAMLERHRDPVALIAKELLPPIEAYSGRGECRTPQELEAIRTDRNALHMEGLMVRERILGSDNIDVSHPIIYRGAVYADNMEFDQCIKLWLHALRLRQKGNRNTHKDLLRFAQVFSQMVHLKEPVGAEPVAQVLRCSVLEIQRSMARVEAAPEAELHTAMDNCESNMFTFLYLVCISTKTVCGEEERAHVNKQIYKLIQLDPRSREGLSLLHLAISSSTPVDDFHTNDVCSFPNAQVTKLLLDCGAQVNAVDHEGNSPLHIIVQYNRPISDFLTLHAIIISLVEAGAHTDMTNKQKKTPLDKSTTGVSEILLKTQMKMSLKCLAARAVHQHQITYRNQIPKTLEEFVEFH, encoded by the exons ATGGAGTCGCTTGCTGGGTACGTCTACAAAGCGGCCGCTGATGGCCGAGTCCTGACGCTGGCCGCCTTGTTGCTCAACCATTCCGAGGCAGAGACACGATATTTACTGGGTTATGTGACCCACCTCGCCGGCCAACGGTCAACTCCTCTCATCATCGCAGCTCGAAACGGACACGACAAAGTTGTGAGGCTGCTGCTGGTTCACTACAGGGTGGATACTGAACAAACTGGCACAGTCAGATTTGACGG GTATGTCATTGATGGGGCCACCGCCCTGTGGTGTGCGGCTGGCGCAGGACACTTTGAGGTAGTCCGCCAGTTGGTGTGCCACCAGGCCAACGTCAACCACACCACTGTCACCAACTCCACCCCCCTGAGGGCAGCCTGCTTTGATGGGCGTCTGGACATTGTGAAATACCTGGTGGACCACCAGGCCAACATCGGCATCGCCAACAAGTACGACAACACCTGCCTGATGATTGCCGCCTACAAGGGCCACATGGACGTGGTGGCCTTCCTGCTGGAGCATGGGGCTGAGCCCAACTCCAAGGCCCACTGTGGGGCCACCGCCCTGCACTTTGCTGCTGAGGCAGGCCACCTGGACATCGTTAAGGAGCTGGTGCGCTGCCAGGCTGCCATGTTGGTGAACGGCCACGGCATGACGCCGATCAAGGTGGCGGCGGAGAACTGCAAGGTGGACGTGGTGGAGCTGCTGCTGTCTCATGCCGACTGTGACCCGCACATCCGCATCGAGGCCCTGGAGCTGCTGGGTGCCTCGTTCGCCAACGACCGGGAGAACTATGACATCTTTAAGACCTACCACTACCTGTACCTGGCCATGCTGGAGCGCCACCGTGATCCCGTCGCGCTCATCGCCAAGGAGCTGCTTCCGCCCATCGAGGCCTACAGCGGCCGGGGCGAGTGCCGCACCCCGCAGGAGCTGGAGGCCATCCGGACAGACCGCAACGCACTGCACATGGAGGGCCTGATGGTGCGCGAGCGTATCCTGGGCTCGGATAACATTGACGTGTCGCACCCCATTATATACCGGGGAGCCGTGTACGCCGACAATATGGAGTTTGACCAGTGCATCAAGCTATGGCTGCATGCTCTGCGCCTGCGTCAAAAGGGCAACCGCAACACCCACAAGGACCTGCTGCGCTTCGCCCAGGTCTTCTCCCAGATGGTGCACCTGAAGGAGCCGGTGGGGGCAGAGCCGGTGGCGCAGGTGCTGCGCTGCAGCGTGCTGGAGATCCAGAGGAGTATGGCCAGGGTGGAGGCGGCGCCCGAGGCAGAGCTGCACACGGCAATGGACAACTGCGAGTCCAATATGTTCACCTTCCTCTACCTGGTGTGCATCAGCACCAAGACTGTGTGCGGCGAGGAGGAGCGCGCCCATGTCAACAAGCAGATCTACAAACTGATCCAGCTGGACCCGCGCTCGCGGGAGGGCTTGTCCCTGCTGCACCTGGCCATCAGCTCCAGCACCCCAGTGGACGACTTCCACACCAACGACGTGTGCAGCTTCCCCAACGCGCAGGTCACCAAGCTGCTGCTGGACTGCGGTGCGCAAGTGAATGCGGTGGACCACGAGGGCAACAGTCCTCTGCACATCATCGTCCAGTACAACCGGCCCATCAGCGACTTCCTGACGCTGCACGCCATCATCATCAGCCTGGTGGAGGCGGGCGCCCACACCGACATGACCAACAAGCAGAAGAAGACGCCACTGGATAAGAGCACCACGGGTGTGTCGGAGATCCTGCTCAAGACCCAGATGAAGATGAGCCTCAAGTGTCTGGCGGCACGTGCCGTGCACCAGCACCAAATCACCTACCGCAACCAGATCCCTAAGACCctggaggagtttgtggagttCCACTGA